Proteins encoded in a region of the Spiribacter sp. 1M189 genome:
- the argJ gene encoding bifunctional glutamate N-acetyltransferase/amino-acid acetyltransferase ArgJ: MAVGESPLPTLHAVPGLRLGTVAAGVRKVGEPDLVVMTLEAGSRMAGVFTRNQFRAAPVRSAEAHLRDDIPRALIINTGNANAGTGPAGERAVDQNCARLASILGCRPTQVIPFSTGVIGELLPAERIDAALPAAVDALSDNGWAAAADGIRTTDTRPKGRSCRVELEAGPVTLTGIAKGSGMIRPDMATMLAYIATDADIDQPLLRNLLRDAVAVSFNRISVDGDTSTNDACALIATGASGSKLSAEADIRRFADALDALCIELAREIVADGEGATRELAVRVTGAGSVAEAERVAFTVAESPLVKTALFAGDPNWGRILAAVGRAGIDDLEVDRVRIHIDDCAIVEGGGLSPDYRESLAAERMAADRVTFRIDLDRGDDEVTVWTCDFSYDYVRINAEYRS, translated from the coding sequence GGAGAGCCCGACCTGGTGGTGATGACCCTCGAGGCGGGCAGCCGCATGGCCGGGGTTTTTACCCGCAATCAGTTCCGGGCCGCACCGGTTCGCTCTGCCGAGGCCCATCTTCGCGATGATATTCCCCGCGCGCTGATCATCAATACCGGAAATGCCAATGCCGGCACCGGTCCGGCCGGCGAGCGAGCCGTTGATCAGAACTGTGCACGACTTGCCTCGATCCTCGGCTGCCGCCCCACCCAGGTCATTCCTTTTTCCACCGGTGTCATCGGTGAGCTGCTGCCCGCTGAGCGGATCGACGCGGCCCTGCCGGCGGCTGTCGATGCCTTGTCGGACAATGGCTGGGCGGCGGCGGCGGATGGTATACGCACCACCGATACGCGCCCCAAGGGCCGAAGTTGCCGAGTGGAGCTGGAGGCGGGGCCGGTGACGCTCACTGGCATCGCCAAGGGCTCGGGCATGATCCGGCCGGACATGGCCACCATGCTGGCCTATATCGCGACCGACGCCGACATCGATCAGCCCCTGCTGCGCAACCTGTTGCGGGATGCGGTGGCGGTGAGTTTCAACCGCATCAGCGTCGATGGCGACACCTCGACCAATGATGCCTGCGCGCTGATCGCCACCGGCGCGAGCGGCAGCAAGCTCTCGGCCGAGGCGGATATCCGGCGCTTCGCCGATGCCCTCGATGCACTCTGTATCGAGCTCGCCCGCGAGATCGTTGCCGACGGCGAGGGTGCAACCCGTGAACTCGCGGTTCGGGTGACGGGTGCCGGGAGCGTAGCCGAGGCCGAGCGGGTGGCGTTTACCGTGGCGGAGTCGCCGCTGGTCAAGACCGCTTTATTTGCCGGCGATCCCAACTGGGGTCGGATTCTGGCCGCCGTGGGCCGTGCCGGGATCGATGATCTGGAGGTCGACCGGGTGCGCATCCACATCGATGACTGTGCCATCGTCGAGGGCGGTGGTCTGAGCCCGGATTATCGGGAATCGCTCGCCGCCGAGCGCATGGCCGCGGATCGCGTGACTTTCCGTATCGATCTGGATCGCGGCGATGATGAAGTGACGGTCTGGACCTGCGACTTCTCCTACGACTACGTCCGCATCAATGCCGAGTACCGGAGCTGA
- a CDS encoding Nudix family hydrolase, whose product MPSTGADPIPLRVAVGVVRDERGRVLVARRALDRHQGGRWEFPGGKVEVDESVSTALRRELTEELGITVDECRPLIRIAHDYGDRQVVLEVRTVDRWSGEAVGLEGQPLDWRLPHELDPADFPAANRGIITALRLPGHYVISADCHEPAAWLAMLDRVLAGGERLIQFRVRLQGEDRRVLADEALARCRAVGARLLINGDVALARALAADGVHLTGRELSRLRERPLPPDQWVAASCHDPQAIRQAASLGVDFAVLSPVAATASHPGAQPLGWAAFNGWAAEAPFPVYALGGMTPDDRAMACRQGGQGVAGISGFWA is encoded by the coding sequence ATGCCGAGTACCGGAGCTGACCCGATACCACTGCGCGTCGCCGTCGGCGTTGTCCGTGATGAACGGGGCCGGGTGCTCGTGGCAAGGCGTGCGCTGGACCGCCACCAGGGCGGCCGGTGGGAATTCCCCGGTGGCAAGGTCGAGGTTGACGAGTCCGTGAGCACAGCTTTGCGGCGAGAGCTGACCGAAGAGCTGGGTATTACCGTGGATGAGTGTCGTCCGCTCATTCGCATTGCCCACGACTACGGAGATCGCCAGGTGGTTCTGGAGGTCCGGACGGTTGATCGCTGGTCAGGCGAGGCGGTGGGTCTTGAGGGGCAACCGCTCGACTGGCGCCTGCCCCATGAACTCGACCCGGCCGATTTCCCGGCCGCCAATCGCGGCATCATCACCGCGCTTCGGCTGCCTGGTCACTATGTCATCAGCGCCGACTGCCATGAGCCCGCCGCATGGCTGGCGATGCTCGATCGCGTGTTGGCGGGCGGCGAGCGACTCATCCAGTTCCGGGTGCGCCTGCAGGGCGAAGACCGGCGAGTCCTCGCCGATGAGGCGCTCGCCCGCTGTCGTGCGGTCGGTGCCCGGCTGCTTATCAACGGCGATGTGGCATTGGCTCGGGCGCTGGCGGCGGATGGCGTGCACCTGACCGGCCGTGAGCTCTCCCGGCTCCGGGAACGCCCGCTGCCGCCGGACCAGTGGGTCGCGGCTTCCTGTCATGATCCGCAGGCAATCCGGCAGGCTGCGTCACTGGGTGTGGACTTTGCTGTTCTGAGCCCGGTTGCCGCGACGGCAAGTCACCCCGGCGCGCAGCCCCTTGGGTGGGCTGCGTTCAACGGCTGGGCGGCGGAAGCGCCTTTCCCGGTCTATGCCCTTGGCGGGATGACGCCCGATGACCGGGCGATGGCATGCCGCCAAGGCGGTCAGGGGGTGGCCGGTATCTCGGGGTTCTGGGCTTAG
- the yacG gene encoding DNA gyrase inhibitor YacG has protein sequence MMSRSPLSAVSSDTTPMVTCPQCGAQVPWSAERSPYRPFCSKRCRMIDLGDWLDERHQIPGEPAEPDIEGLPEGLDPNGDERL, from the coding sequence ATGATGTCCCGTTCACCCTTGAGCGCTGTGTCATCTGACACCACACCGATGGTCACCTGCCCCCAATGCGGCGCACAGGTCCCCTGGAGCGCGGAACGCTCACCGTATCGGCCCTTCTGCTCGAAGCGCTGCCGGATGATCGACCTCGGCGACTGGCTCGACGAGCGTCACCAGATCCCCGGAGAACCCGCGGAACCGGACATCGAAGGGCTGCCCGAGGGGCTGGATCCCAACGGAGATGAACGTCTCTAA
- the zapD gene encoding cell division protein ZapD: MEDTGTQADLTIYEYPLNERMRTFLRLEFLFDRFRFGAAGESAWHTRSAVDALLDIIGLLNRSDVRSELQKELERILNSLEKLQARPEVDDRLLEPVLAECRDIARRLREAPTGMPAVVRNNEFLTGIEQRAGVLGGTCAFDLPGYHLWLEGPAAERQALLADWHGGFTLIDEGTALVLRLLRESADPVSETAGGGSFQATLDRATPYQMLRVLLPQARQCYPEISGSRHFCNIRFMEQPEQGERPQQVSDDVPFTLERCVI, from the coding sequence GTGGAAGACACCGGAACTCAGGCAGATCTGACTATCTACGAGTATCCGCTCAACGAGCGGATGCGAACCTTCCTGCGTCTGGAATTCCTCTTCGATCGGTTCCGGTTCGGCGCTGCCGGTGAGTCCGCCTGGCATACCCGGTCTGCCGTGGATGCCCTGCTCGATATCATCGGTCTGCTCAACCGCAGCGACGTCCGCTCCGAACTTCAGAAAGAGCTGGAGCGTATCCTGAACAGCCTGGAGAAACTTCAGGCCCGCCCGGAGGTGGATGACCGGCTACTCGAGCCGGTTCTCGCCGAGTGCCGTGACATCGCACGACGACTGCGCGAGGCACCCACCGGGATGCCGGCGGTGGTGCGCAACAATGAATTCCTCACCGGTATTGAACAGCGCGCCGGCGTACTGGGTGGCACCTGCGCGTTCGACCTGCCGGGTTACCACCTCTGGCTTGAGGGGCCCGCGGCCGAGCGGCAGGCGTTGCTGGCCGACTGGCATGGGGGTTTCACGCTGATCGACGAGGGCACGGCACTGGTTCTGCGGCTCCTTCGCGAGAGCGCGGACCCGGTCAGCGAAACAGCCGGTGGCGGCAGTTTCCAGGCGACCCTCGACCGGGCCACCCCTTACCAGATGCTGCGCGTTCTGCTACCGCAGGCCCGCCAGTGTTATCCCGAAATCAGCGGTAGCCGGCATTTCTGCAACATCCGTTTCATGGAACAGCCCGAGCAGGGCGAACGACCCCAACAGGTCAGCGATGATGTCCCGTTCACCCTTGAGCGCTGTGTCATCTGA
- the coaE gene encoding dephospho-CoA kinase (Dephospho-CoA kinase (CoaE) performs the final step in coenzyme A biosynthesis.) — MQSESGSRPALVVGLTGGIASGKTAVSNRFAALGVPVIDTDELAREVVAPGSDGLAAVRERFGAQVIDARGELDRRALRERIFKDETARRDLEAITHPRIRARVALRLGEVDAPYAIVVVPLLVEAGWADSYDRILVVDAEPSRQRQRLMARDDVDRAQADQALASQTQRERRLALADDVIVNDGTPEALDARVETLHQKYRHLAAMTD, encoded by the coding sequence GTGCAATCTGAATCGGGCAGTCGGCCGGCCCTGGTAGTGGGTCTGACCGGTGGCATTGCCAGTGGCAAGACCGCCGTCAGCAACCGCTTTGCCGCCCTGGGCGTGCCCGTTATCGACACCGATGAACTGGCCCGGGAGGTCGTGGCGCCGGGCAGCGACGGCCTCGCCGCGGTTCGTGAACGCTTCGGGGCGCAGGTGATCGACGCCCGGGGTGAGCTGGATCGGCGCGCCCTGCGCGAGCGGATATTCAAGGATGAGACGGCCCGCCGGGATCTGGAGGCGATCACCCATCCACGCATCCGTGCCCGTGTCGCGCTGCGCCTGGGCGAGGTGGATGCCCCGTACGCCATTGTCGTGGTTCCGCTGCTGGTCGAGGCCGGCTGGGCAGACTCATATGATCGCATTCTGGTGGTGGATGCCGAGCCATCACGGCAGCGCCAACGCCTGATGGCGCGCGACGATGTCGACCGGGCACAGGCTGATCAGGCGCTCGCCAGCCAGACACAGCGCGAGCGCCGACTGGCGCTGGCGGACGATGTCATCGTCAACGACGGCACACCCGAGGCGCTCGACGCCCGTGTCGAGACCCTGCATCAGAAATATCGCCATCTCGCCGCGATGACTGACTGA
- a CDS encoding prepilin peptidase, producing MSLTGIIGLCIGSFINVVIHRLPRTMTEADPTPGMAGILTGRSRCPHCRQVIWWRDNIPLFGWIRRLGRCRHCRSPISLRYPLIEALMAIGGLLVTARFGITPAGFSAFLLTAWLLALAGIDHATRLLPDTLTLSGLWLGLLLATWGIHGDASQAVLGAAIGYAALSSLNAGFRLLRGCDGMGGGDFKLMAMLGAWLGPGTLPLVMLLAAGGGALWSLLTGPARRRPLPAHIAFGPWLAMAGWITLVWPHEWGAI from the coding sequence ATGAGCCTGACCGGCATCATCGGTCTTTGTATCGGCAGCTTCATCAATGTCGTCATCCACCGCCTGCCGCGCACCATGACCGAGGCGGATCCGACCCCTGGCATGGCGGGGATCCTGACGGGCCGTTCGCGATGCCCCCACTGCCGGCAGGTCATCTGGTGGCGCGACAACATCCCTCTTTTTGGCTGGATCCGACGCCTCGGCCGATGCCGGCATTGCCGTTCGCCCATCAGCCTCCGATACCCGCTCATCGAGGCATTGATGGCCATCGGCGGACTGCTGGTCACCGCACGGTTCGGCATCACGCCGGCGGGCTTTTCGGCGTTTCTGCTCACGGCCTGGCTGCTCGCACTGGCAGGCATCGATCATGCCACTCGCCTGCTGCCGGACACGCTTACCCTGAGCGGTCTCTGGCTCGGCCTGCTGCTTGCAACCTGGGGCATTCATGGCGACGCCAGCCAGGCGGTGCTCGGCGCCGCGATCGGCTACGCCGCCCTCAGCAGCCTCAACGCCGGCTTCCGTCTGCTTCGGGGCTGCGATGGCATGGGTGGAGGCGATTTCAAGCTGATGGCCATGCTCGGTGCCTGGCTAGGACCGGGGACGCTGCCCCTGGTCATGCTGTTGGCCGCCGGCGGCGGTGCGCTATGGTCGCTCCTGACAGGGCCGGCCCGCAGGCGTCCCCTCCCGGCGCACATCGCCTTCGGACCCTGGCTCGCCATGGCCGGCTGGATCACGCTAGTCTGGCCCCATGAGTGGGGTGCAATCTGA
- a CDS encoding type II secretion system F family protein: MSRMPTYGWQGRDLNGTRRRGLMPAGDAVQLRRDLRSHGIFVEHAVAVPAWLEAIVTPTTPALRPRQTTPLLRQLSTMATAGIPLVEALEMIAREEKHAGLRRVIGTIRHHVVAGMPLSAALAEQPRHFSPLICGLVQAGEQSGELETLLERIASDAERSETIRRRLRRAMLYPGLVLCIALIVTLALLMFVVPRFESLFQGFGAQLPLFTRQVIAASEWLRHGGWLVMVAVIVCLGLIGVATSQFPGLLRYRDRLLLRLPLIGALIEGAMIARFTRTLAVMLRAGIPLAEALPTIARTLGNTVYRDAVSQMGDHLRDGRSLAFAVGSAGHFPASTGQMIATGEASGRLETMLQRIAERHETRVIQGVDGLGTALEPIIMSLLGLLVGGLVLAMYLPVFQLGAVV; this comes from the coding sequence ATGAGCCGGATGCCGACCTATGGCTGGCAGGGCCGGGATCTGAACGGGACAAGACGGCGCGGTCTGATGCCTGCCGGCGACGCCGTACAACTGCGTCGTGACCTGCGGAGTCACGGTATTTTTGTCGAGCATGCCGTTGCCGTCCCGGCCTGGCTCGAGGCAATCGTCACCCCCACCACACCGGCGCTCCGCCCCCGTCAGACAACGCCTCTGCTGCGCCAGCTCTCGACGATGGCCACCGCGGGCATTCCATTAGTGGAAGCACTGGAGATGATCGCCCGCGAGGAGAAACATGCCGGCCTGCGCCGGGTGATCGGCACCATTCGGCATCATGTCGTAGCGGGGATGCCACTCTCCGCGGCGCTGGCCGAGCAACCCCGGCACTTCAGCCCGTTGATATGCGGACTGGTGCAGGCCGGCGAGCAATCCGGCGAGCTGGAGACCCTGCTCGAGCGCATCGCCAGTGACGCCGAGCGCAGCGAGACCATCCGGCGTCGTCTACGCCGGGCAATGCTCTACCCGGGCCTGGTGCTGTGCATCGCGCTCATCGTCACCCTGGCACTGCTGATGTTCGTGGTGCCCCGTTTCGAGAGCCTGTTCCAGGGTTTTGGCGCCCAGCTGCCGCTGTTCACCCGACAGGTGATCGCCGCCTCGGAGTGGCTCCGCCACGGGGGCTGGCTCGTCATGGTCGCCGTCATCGTCTGCCTCGGCCTGATCGGCGTCGCGACGTCGCAATTCCCGGGACTACTTCGCTACCGCGACCGGCTGCTCCTCCGCCTACCGCTCATCGGGGCGCTTATCGAGGGCGCGATGATCGCGCGTTTCACCCGGACTCTGGCCGTGATGCTGCGTGCCGGGATTCCGCTGGCCGAGGCCCTGCCCACCATCGCGCGCACGCTGGGCAATACGGTCTACCGCGATGCCGTGAGCCAGATGGGCGATCATCTGCGCGACGGAAGATCGCTGGCGTTCGCGGTGGGCAGCGCCGGACATTTCCCGGCGAGCACCGGTCAGATGATCGCCACCGGCGAGGCCTCCGGGCGACTCGAGACGATGCTGCAGCGAATCGCCGAGCGCCATGAAACACGGGTCATACAGGGCGTTGACGGGCTCGGCACCGCGCTGGAGCCCATCATCATGAGCCTTCTCGGGCTGCTGGTGGGCGGCCTGGTCCTGGCCATGTACCTGCCCGTCTTTCAACTGGGGGCGGTGGTTTGA
- a CDS encoding GspE/PulE family protein — protein sequence MDTTARRPALARRLVKQGVLGAAQADRIVSEARRTRRPLVRQLLDSGALSPATIADAAAEEFGIERVSGAQLEPDPALLERIDPEIIRRHQALPLERQGGMLRVAVSDPANVAALNELRFHTDLPVEPVLAEDDTLSARIAMLSGSVDALGEELASTPRSETEVRDGSGNPPEDDTPVIRYINELLRRAIREQASDIHLEPFEAHCRVRFRRDGLLQEVAHPPVDMADRLVARLKVMARMDIAERRLPQDGRLRMETDEGEAVDFRVSTVPTLFGEKLVLRLLDSATAALGLEALGLEADQLAAFRAAIDRPHGMILVTGPTGSGKTVTLYSALQQLNRSSRNILTVEDPVEIKLPGINQISVNSRIGLDFPETLRAFLRQDPDIMMVGEIRDRETAEIAIKAAQTGHLVLSTLHTNDAPGAITRLVNMGIPRWNIAASVILVSAQRLVRRLCPHCRKPARIPPDGQFFEAAGCSRCLNGYRGRLGIHEVMPMTDAIITRILQNDRDTTLAADLRATGLHGLRDAGLAKAAQGLTSLGEIDRVTRG from the coding sequence ATGGATACAACCGCGCGTCGGCCCGCCCTGGCGCGGCGCCTCGTCAAGCAGGGTGTGCTGGGCGCCGCACAGGCGGATCGCATTGTCAGCGAGGCGCGGCGTACCCGCCGTCCCCTGGTCCGTCAACTCCTCGACAGCGGCGCGCTCAGCCCCGCCACGATCGCTGACGCCGCGGCCGAAGAGTTCGGCATCGAGCGGGTCAGTGGCGCGCAACTGGAGCCGGATCCGGCGCTGCTCGAGCGTATCGACCCCGAGATCATCCGCCGGCATCAGGCACTTCCTCTCGAGAGACAGGGCGGCATGCTGCGGGTGGCCGTATCCGATCCCGCCAATGTCGCCGCCCTGAATGAACTGCGCTTTCATACCGATCTGCCCGTCGAGCCGGTCCTCGCGGAGGACGATACGCTCTCGGCCCGGATCGCCATGCTCAGCGGGAGCGTTGATGCACTGGGCGAGGAGCTGGCCTCGACACCCCGGTCGGAGACCGAGGTGCGGGACGGCTCCGGTAATCCGCCCGAGGATGACACGCCGGTCATCCGCTATATCAACGAACTGCTGCGCCGGGCGATTCGTGAGCAGGCTTCGGACATCCACCTGGAGCCCTTCGAGGCGCACTGTCGGGTGCGCTTTCGCCGGGACGGCCTGCTCCAGGAGGTGGCTCACCCGCCGGTGGATATGGCCGATCGGCTGGTGGCGCGCCTCAAGGTCATGGCCCGCATGGACATTGCCGAGCGCCGCCTGCCACAGGACGGACGCCTGCGCATGGAAACCGACGAGGGCGAGGCCGTGGATTTCCGTGTCAGCACAGTGCCGACACTGTTCGGAGAAAAGCTCGTCCTGCGCCTGCTCGACTCCGCGACCGCCGCCCTGGGCCTTGAGGCGCTGGGCCTCGAGGCCGATCAGCTGGCCGCCTTTCGTGCCGCCATCGACCGACCCCACGGCATGATTCTGGTGACCGGGCCGACGGGCTCGGGCAAGACCGTGACGCTCTACAGCGCGCTGCAACAACTCAATCGCAGCAGCCGGAACATCCTCACGGTCGAGGATCCGGTGGAAATCAAGCTCCCCGGCATCAACCAGATCTCGGTGAACAGCCGCATCGGCCTCGATTTTCCCGAGACCCTCCGGGCCTTTCTGCGCCAGGATCCGGACATCATGATGGTTGGCGAGATCCGCGATCGCGAAACCGCGGAAATCGCCATCAAGGCGGCCCAGACCGGACACCTGGTCCTCTCCACCCTGCATACCAACGATGCGCCAGGCGCGATCACGCGCCTCGTGAACATGGGCATTCCGCGCTGGAACATCGCCGCATCGGTCATCCTGGTGAGCGCCCAACGGCTGGTTCGCCGACTCTGCCCGCACTGCCGCAAGCCGGCTCGCATACCGCCAGACGGCCAGTTTTTCGAAGCAGCCGGATGCTCCCGATGCCTGAACGGCTACCGGGGTCGGCTGGGTATTCACGAGGTCATGCCCATGACCGATGCCATCATCACCCGAATCCTGCAGAACGACCGGGATACGACCCTCGCCGCGGACCTGCGCGCCACCGGACTGCATGGCCTGCGCGATGCCGGGCTGGCCAAGGCCGCGCAGGGCCTGACCAGCCTCGGCGAGATCGACCGGGTTACCCGGGGATGA
- a CDS encoding polyprenyl synthetase family protein — translation MEIAAIRERIAGDMTAVDRIIKARLQSDVALINQLGHYIIGGGGKRLRPMVTLLMARAAGHPPDDERHALLGATVELIHTATLLHDDVVDESAVRRGRDTANQIWGNEASVLVGDFLYTRAFEMMVELDDKTVMAVFSRTTNRIAEGEVMQLMHVHDPDVSEPRYHEVIYRKTAVLFEAGCRLAAGLARPGDETAIRAAADYGRHLGIAFQLADDALDYDGSAEAIGKNIGDDLAEGKPTLPLIHCMANADTAERDMLRSAIENGGREQIDAVAEAIAHTGSIAYTRGLAEQEAEYAERALEAFPDSDFRAALGSLARFAVGRNH, via the coding sequence ATGGAGATCGCCGCCATACGCGAGCGCATTGCGGGCGACATGACTGCCGTCGACCGCATCATCAAGGCGCGGCTGCAGTCCGACGTTGCCCTGATCAATCAGCTGGGTCACTACATCATCGGCGGTGGTGGCAAACGACTGCGCCCCATGGTGACCCTGCTCATGGCCCGCGCTGCCGGCCATCCGCCGGATGACGAACGGCATGCGCTGCTGGGTGCCACCGTGGAGCTCATCCACACCGCCACACTGCTTCACGACGATGTGGTGGACGAGTCCGCCGTACGCCGGGGCCGGGATACCGCCAACCAGATCTGGGGTAACGAGGCCAGCGTGCTGGTCGGCGACTTCCTCTACACCCGTGCCTTCGAGATGATGGTGGAACTCGACGACAAGACGGTGATGGCGGTCTTCTCGCGCACGACCAATCGCATCGCGGAAGGCGAAGTCATGCAGCTCATGCATGTGCACGACCCGGATGTGTCCGAGCCCCGCTACCACGAGGTGATCTACCGCAAGACGGCGGTTCTGTTCGAGGCGGGTTGCCGACTGGCGGCCGGCCTGGCGCGGCCGGGCGACGAGACAGCGATCCGCGCCGCGGCAGACTACGGCCGGCATCTCGGCATCGCCTTCCAGCTGGCGGATGACGCCCTTGACTACGACGGCAGCGCCGAGGCCATCGGCAAGAACATCGGCGATGACCTGGCCGAGGGCAAACCCACTCTGCCTCTGATCCACTGCATGGCCAACGCCGATACGGCCGAGCGCGACATGCTGCGCTCGGCCATTGAAAACGGGGGTCGCGAGCAGATCGACGCCGTCGCTGAGGCGATTGCGCACACCGGGTCGATTGCCTATACTCGCGGCCTTGCCGAGCAGGAAGCCGAGTATGCCGAGCGTGCGCTCGAGGCATTTCCCGACAGCGACTTCCGCGCGGCACTGGGATCGCTGGCCCGATTCGCGGTGGGTCGCAATCACTGA
- the rplU gene encoding 50S ribosomal protein L21, protein MYAVIKSGGKQYRVAEGDVLKVEKLNAEAGDTVDFDEVLLVADGDDVKVGTPRLDGGRVSAEVVSQGRGRKIEVVKFKRRQDYQRHYGHRQPYTEVRITGIQAG, encoded by the coding sequence ATGTACGCGGTTATCAAGTCGGGTGGCAAACAGTACCGGGTCGCCGAGGGCGACGTGCTGAAGGTCGAGAAGCTGAACGCCGAGGCCGGCGATACCGTGGACTTCGACGAGGTTCTGCTCGTTGCCGACGGCGACGACGTCAAGGTCGGAACGCCGCGCCTCGACGGTGGACGGGTCTCCGCCGAGGTCGTCTCGCAGGGCCGTGGGCGCAAGATCGAGGTGGTCAAGTTCAAGCGCCGCCAGGATTATCAGCGCCACTACGGTCACCGTCAGCCCTACACCGAGGTCCGCATCACCGGCATTCAGGCCGGCTGA
- the rpmA gene encoding 50S ribosomal protein L27, whose protein sequence is MAHKKAGGSTRNGRDSQSKRLGVKRFGGQAVIAGNILVRQRGTHFHAGENVGIGNDHTLFAKVDGQVVFARKGPHKRRVVSIQPAG, encoded by the coding sequence ATGGCACATAAGAAGGCAGGCGGCAGCACACGGAACGGTCGCGATTCGCAATCGAAGCGGCTTGGTGTCAAGCGCTTCGGCGGTCAGGCGGTGATTGCCGGTAACATCCTGGTCCGGCAGCGTGGCACGCACTTTCACGCTGGCGAAAACGTCGGCATCGGCAACGACCACACGCTCTTCGCCAAGGTCGATGGCCAGGTCGTGTTTGCCCGCAAGGGGCCGCACAAGCGACGTGTGGTCAGCATTCAGCCGGCGGGCTGA
- the cgtA gene encoding Obg family GTPase CgtA, whose amino-acid sequence MKFVDEASIRVTAGDGGNGCVSFRREKYIPRGGPDGGDGGHGGSVWLQADDGLNTLADFRHSRRFAAERGQGGQGRQMAGRSGEDVTIPVPIGTLVRDRDTGEVIGDLTRDGERLCVARGGRGGLGNVHFKSSTNRAPRQSTPGSPGERREIALELQLLADVGLLGLPNAGKSTFLRAVSAARPRVADYPFTTLHPGLGVVRIGPGSSFTVADIPGLIEGAAEGAGLGTRFLRHLARTRLLLHLVDAAGLYEDRDLAAEVRTVVAELAAHSEDLAGRERWLVLNKADLFPEDERDAVAESLRHSLQWTGPLHVISAETGWGTEALCQAVMAHLEAQDDAG is encoded by the coding sequence ATGAAATTCGTGGATGAGGCGAGTATTCGGGTCACCGCCGGTGACGGCGGTAACGGCTGCGTGAGTTTCCGCCGCGAGAAGTACATCCCCCGCGGAGGCCCTGACGGCGGGGATGGTGGGCATGGTGGCAGTGTCTGGCTGCAGGCGGATGATGGCCTGAATACCCTTGCTGATTTCAGGCATAGCCGGCGTTTTGCCGCCGAACGGGGGCAGGGTGGCCAGGGCCGGCAGATGGCCGGGCGCTCCGGCGAGGATGTCACGATACCGGTTCCCATCGGTACGCTGGTGCGTGACCGGGATACCGGCGAGGTCATCGGTGATCTGACCCGCGACGGCGAGCGGCTCTGCGTGGCTCGTGGCGGCCGCGGCGGACTCGGCAACGTCCACTTCAAGAGCTCCACCAACCGTGCGCCGCGCCAGTCGACCCCCGGCAGCCCCGGCGAGCGGCGGGAAATCGCACTGGAGCTCCAGCTGCTCGCCGACGTCGGTCTGCTGGGTCTGCCCAATGCCGGCAAATCGACGTTCCTCCGCGCTGTTTCGGCGGCGCGCCCGCGGGTAGCCGATTACCCCTTCACCACACTTCATCCGGGCCTGGGAGTGGTGCGCATCGGCCCGGGCAGCAGCTTTACCGTGGCGGATATCCCCGGGCTGATCGAAGGCGCCGCCGAGGGCGCAGGACTGGGAACGCGTTTCCTTCGCCATCTGGCCCGCACGCGGCTGCTGCTGCACCTGGTGGATGCGGCCGGTCTCTACGAGGATCGTGATCTGGCCGCGGAGGTCCGCACCGTGGTGGCCGAGCTGGCAGCCCACAGTGAGGACCTCGCCGGGCGTGAGCGCTGGCTGGTGCTGAATAAGGCCGATCTGTTTCCCGAGGATGAACGTGACGCCGTCGCCGAGTCACTCCGCCATTCGCTGCAGTGGACCGGCCCGCTGCATGTCATCTCGGCAGAGACCGGCTGGGGGACGGAGGCGCTCTGTCAGGCGGTCATGGCCCACCTCGAGGCACAAGACGATGCCGGTTAG